agggctgatcattcaaaaggcactcgcacatctgaactatctttttttgcaggtgcatggtaaaaGTTTAACATGGAAACAAAGAAGAAACCCGCAAACTGCTCTTGTTGGTAtcactgctttaaaaaaaaaattctacccATTGTTCAACAAATacttatctataactgggctaataacttgctaactagcaaagaatatcaaCAAATGTGAACACCGCGGCTCTGCGCTCTGATCTGAACTGATCGCTCATGGGCTACCCCTGCCAGTAGAATTCTACTCCGTTGAGCTCTGGCTCTACCTACAAGAAGATAAGACTCAATCTTGCAAAATtagatttgttttggtttgttgcattgaaaatgggctgatataatgttgattcgatcacagaaAAAACGTTGATCTATATAGTGCAAACTAATGGGGTGATCTCAGTGAAGTTCAATCACTTGCTTTTCTGTGCAGCCTGGCATTTCTCCTGTGTGGCAGTCCTAGAGGAGGTGCGCGGCCACGTACACGGCAGTTTAAATGGGACATTGCACCCAATCCAGGGACCTGGTAGTCTGCCTGAGACCAAACTCAGTGTCTTTCTGACTTCCGAGTCTGGAAAGCCTGTTTTGATGTTGTCGGCAAGACTTGTCGATAATGAAGGGGGCTGTGTTTTTTGACTGATTGGTTCTCCTACTCAAACACCAACAGGGACAGTGCAGCCCCCTTCCAATACACCTGTTGGTTTTTCAGATCTAAACAACGAGAGGTCTCAACCCcccaggggaaaaaaacaatccaAACTCAAAAAAAAATTGTGCTAATATTGCACCAACAAACGGACTCCTGTCCAGACCAGTGTGTCGCGTCTCTCCCTCGCTGTTTACCACATTAGTCGCGGGCTAGGGACCTGGTACTTTGGGACATTATCCAAAGCTAACTCCCaaccatccatctatctatccccAGCACCACCTGTCAAAACATCCGGGTGTTACCTGCTTGCTGTGGAGGATCATCTGTGTAAACACCACTTAGAGAAACAGGCACAcccgcacacagacacacaaaaagaCACGTACACCGAGAAACACACAAACCCATTACCACACACAGCAGTCTACCCTCTGACCTGAACAGAGGTCCGTCCTCCTTACAGCCTCTGAGCAGCTGTAAAACCTTAATCTAAaccccgtctgtgtgtgtgagtaatgcgactgtgtgtgtgtgactgaatgtGCAACAAGATCCCACTATTTTaccaatttgacttcagattttGACATTTGTTCCCATTTCTCCTAACATAACATGTATGTATCCAAACGTCCTCAACGGTGGGATAGGGTTACTGTTACAACAGAAACGATGACAGTTCAATTAGGCATTCATTCCAAATGGTTAGATTTGCACTGGGATTTAACACACAACCCTTGGAGCCAGAGCTCGCAGTTTACGCCcgtccaccatccccatccacaacgCCTGACTAAATCACAAGCATACTTGATGGTAACGGTGctcaccgttgcccctagtggaagGTTTTTAAGCCCTTTCCTGGCTACCTGGACGGACGTCAAATTTCGCCTTGGATCTTGGTTGGTATGTATGCATGCAGGTCTGCTCGAGTTACAGTGTGGCAGCCACAGTATGGAGCATACACTGACCTTCTGTTTGGCAGAGTACACACTGTGAATACTCCACTGAGTGCATGTATGGGGGAGTTGGGGGGAAGGGGGTCTAATTTGAGATTTCCATGCCCTAGGGAAGAAGGCTAGGGTGCATTAGATGACAAAGTATTTACCCTTGCTGTGACTGAATTCAACTAAATGAAACATTAAAAGGGGTTAGAAAGGGAGGGCTTTTGCATTATTATTACCACAGTTCTGGACATCAGGTAGGACTGACTGAGTCACAGAACACACTGACTGTTATGAAGATGCTTAGAGGTGTTCCTGTATTTAGGCTGGAGAAGCATTGCGGGACGGGGCATTTGTTCATATGAGAGACCCAGATCTGTCCCGACATCTCCCTATAACTCcagtctctttatctctccctccctctcttttctctctccccaatatgtctttgttttcctccctccttctttctctctctctcttaccggTCTCTATTTATCTCTCATTTATCAACCCCTGCAGGCTTTTCTCTTAAATAAAAGAGAGGAAGTCTTTTGAGAGAAGGAATTCTGAGGACAAAATGTCCATGGATTCGTTTTGGTGCTCCGGAACCGCTCTGGAGTGTATAAGAAGGGGATTAATCGAGTGCTAATTGGGGGTTTGGGTGTAAGTGGAGGCGCTCTCATCTTACCTTCCCATCCAGCTTTCCAGCCTGCATGGGATGTCCATCTGGAACCTCAGCGTTCCCACAGGAAAACTACAGAGCAGACAGCGCTAGACTCATCATCCTAGCCTCTCCCAGCCAATCCCGAACTAACCACCATCtgtccaacacatcactgaagaGAGCCTCAGTCACATGTTAACctcacacctgtgtgtgtgtgtctgtgtgcagtgACGTAGTGGTGATAAAATAGGTGGGTAAACTCTGATCGTCGGCCGTTGTGAAAAAAGTAACACTCCTtatactttcaatgcattttcCAGCAAGAAGTGGGTAAACTGCATTCAGTtgcgtttaccctccactacaccactgcgtgtgggtgtgtgtgagctgTGGTTCCATTGATCGGTTCCCACAGGGTTTGTAGTATAATTTTTAAGCCTGTTTTTCTCTCATTAACTTTGTCTATATTTCCATAGCGTAAActctgacaacacacacatctgcttcaacacccacccacccccccccggggttaCGACCCCTGCATGTCAGTACCTGGGCTCACGCCACGCAGTGtctttaacccctaacctctcAACCCGTTAACCCATCAGAAACTCGACACCCTGCGTGTCACAAGTCTTCGGTCAACGTATTACAGGCTCTCTGGGATAGACACAAGAAGAGGAGAAGACCTGACCACTGTACCTCTGAGGTTTCACATGacatcatccctccatccctccatttcaGTGTCTGCAGGTCTTGAAAACAATGGGTACGTAGGTGTAATCCACATACATGGCCAAGCGAAGCCTCTAGCATGTTGCTAACACCTATCCAGTCCTTTCAGGTCTACAGATCTGTGAACACCCGAAGGGGTATGACTATGAGCATGTGACCAGGTCAGCAACAGTTTTTGGTCCAGTGAACCTTGGGAAtggctgagtgtgtgtctgtattgtctTGACCTCAGTAGAAATACATCTCATGCCTAGGGAATCAGAGGAGACAGGAGGTCACATGACTTAATCAATGACTGCTTTGATCTCAGAGTCAGGTTAGTCTAGTTAAGCAGCGTGACCtagacacatgcaaacacacggTCAgctgggtgggcagtctgtgtgttgGTGCGGTCTTTGTGTCTGATTCTTAAATTGTGTCTCTATAGCTAATGAGACATGTCAATACATCTCACACAACAGAGTACTGTCTGAGGATGATGGTGGCTCAGAGGTGAAtgtctgactgtgtgtttgtgctttACTCTGTGAAGGTCAGCGAGATGATTGCTGCAGATGTACACAcatctggagagaggggagctACATGTGAGCACCTGCTGTATCCAGGGGCAACAAGGTTGTAAAGAATAGAGTTTAATATAGCTTGCCTTAGTTACAACCCTACTCTGctacacatctgtgtgtgtgtgtgtgtgtgtgtgtgtgtgtgtgtgtgtgtgtgtgtgtgtgtgtgtgtgtgtgtgtgtgtgtgtgtgtgtgtgtgtacggtagGTGTGTGCCAGCGTGCATacatgtgtgtgcacgtgtggcTGTCTGTTGACGTTTTACAAGCAGGTAGAACTTATATTTCCAGCTGTTCGGACCCAGAGGACCCTACCCTGCCTTCTCATCTCTCTTCCTGCCCCTTTCTCTTGTTATCTCCATTCATCTACCTTTTCCCCtatttttctccctttctctctctttttccctctcaaACCCATATTCCCCTCTagctatctttctctccctccccctctctctctgtctcccccccattATGTACAGTACATGCAGTGTGTTGCGTGGcctaccctgctgtcctcctggGGGTCCCACTCTGGGGAGAAGGTCTGGAGGGGTTGGCCATGGGAGCAGTTGGAGAACTGGAACAGGCTGGAGAACGTACGGCggttctctacggtgtctgggaAGATGGCGTCCTGGAAGTTGACCCCGTGGGGCAGGATGTTGTAGTTCTCATCCATCCTGTAGGAGGTAAACCAACAAACACTGTGAGTGACTGAGTGCGTGCTTCCTATAGGGTCAAAACGTGACCTCTAAAGGGGCTCAAGTCTGTATTATATCACCCAGTACATCGAGAAAGAAGAGGATAGCGGAGTTAAATATTGTAGGCCTATATGCTGTAAAgtctatgtttttgtgtgtgtttatgatgcATCACACTCTTAAATGTATTTGTGATTATGTGCGATGTACACAGGTTCCCGGTCACCAGGTCATCCTGACTCACCAAGTCATCCTGACTCACCAGGTCATCCTGACTCACCGGAGGAAGAAGATATAGGAGTAGTTCTCCATCACGGTGTGAGACTGGCACGACAGGTACCCCAGCCCTGTCAGGTTGAGGCGCGAGCCCGCCGGCACCTCCAGCATGCTGCCCCACGCCTGGTCGCACATGAGCTCCACCTCTGCGGAGTAGAGTAACCCTTCCTCAGCGCCCTCATAACCATACAGAGAGTTGTAGATGCCCTCTGCCCCGCCATACTCCTCCCGGTGAATTGCCAGCACCTTGGCATACACAATGATCTCTGCCAGTTCCGCACGGCAGCTCTCACTCAGTGGACGCCACTCGGTGGGCAGTTGGCACCCGTACGCAACGCTCGCCATGGAGCCAAGAGCGAGAAGCAAAGGGGCAAAGGTCGTCATGTCTGGCACAAATCCgataaaaacaatattttggaaataaatatataaaaacatttacaATAAAAGTTCCTTTATATCCAGTGATAGGGGCATATAATAACGGCACTGTGATCGTATTGTTGAATTATAGTCCGTTAAAATGTAACTGCTTCCAGTTAAGTTGGATGAAAACTATTTGACAgatcacacacagagaaacagacctgcTCCTGTCGTTAAATCTGAGTCCGTTTGTCAGTCCGTTAAAGACAGAGTATATCCACATACAGATAATCCAATGTTATGACCCAGTGTTTAAGTGCGCATTTTTTGAGCCCGGTGCAGCGCAAGTCCAGTCCCATTCAAAGACATTCCAGAAGGCTCCTCAAAGCACCTTCATTCTCAAAGATCTCTCCGACCAATGAGACTGCACCAAAGTTTACACAGCCAATCATTGAACCGCCCCTGTTTTACTACAAAAACTTTTTAATAGGCTTATTACAGAAATATTTTAAACGGTTTGGAGGAATGCAGGCATGCGCGCTGGTGTGCGTAACGCTCTCATTCTGttacttttgttgttgttgcttgttTATTATTTTTGCCACGTCAAGCATTGTGTGCTTTCTTGGCCAAATCAAATTAATGTAGTCTTGTCTATGTTGTGCATTAAAGTCTTTGTCAAGGAACAGTAGGCATGCTTGTTTGTCCAAATATGTGTAAGCATTTATTAGTACGATAATATGTGATTGTTAATAAATAGCCAATGacataatgtaggcctatattTTTTATATCATATGGCGATACATACATACCCAGAGGAGACTAGTGGGACGGGCTCATtgaaatggctggaatggaataaattgaacggagtcaaacatgtagTTTCCATACGTTTGATACGTTCCATTGATTCCCTTTCAGCCATACAATGAGACCGTCCTCCTACAGCGccttccaccagcctcctctgacttACATTTCATATGGTTGAACAACTGCCTACACGAGACGAGCCGACTGCTGcagggattttccatgcacttTTTTTTCCTCCAAGCGAatgttgccatctagtggacatttAAAGGACCTGCAAACCAACAACATTTGTGGTCCAAGGCAAGCCAATTATACTATACCTCACTGTATTGTTCATTCTGAAGTGCCCATATAGCCTCTCATCCTTCATAGTCATACACTCATTTTACTACTCAGTTTCTATGTTTTTATAATTATACAGTGTCATAGTGCAGTAGGCGGATGGTGGGTAAATTAGGCAAAAGGCTGTCCTATTTCATTGGATTGATGTGAAAATAGTCTACAATATAGGCTGAATAAATTCTCAATTCTCCAATGAAATTGTCAAATAAATGATTGATTAGTCGGCTTTCTGATCTCATATGTAATGGGTTTACCAGGCAAATGTCACTCCTTGACCAAAAGTGCAAGGTCACTCCTTAAGGGAAAACCCGCTTGAATAGCAGTCCATGACGTCACTGGCAGCCGCTCTGTGGGTCAGTTCGAGGGTGTCACTAACGCAGCATATTCAAGGATTTGCAAAATATATAGATGCATCTACGGCTTTTGAAGGCAAACCAGCGTAAACTCCATTTGATTGAAGATTTGATCATCACACACCCTTTTTTGTGACGTGACGTTAAGACAAGGAAATGCTGTAAACCAATAACAAGTCCGAAGAAAAACGAAACAGAAGTGTTTTGATCTTAGAAAAGAAGTATCCGAGTTCTTTCAAGGTGTATTTTAATCACGTGTGAGTATTGAAATCGCGATTAATTTGTTAGGCCTAGGTGTAATGTGACGCACTAACAGTTTGGGAAGTATGATTTCGTTTTCACCTTGTTTTTACCCAAGCTAGCTAAAGAAGCAGTCAAATATGGTACACTGTTGTATCGTTAGGTAGAATTTCAAATGAGGAAGTGAAAGAGAAAGGATTAGGAGAAAAGCCTTGGCAGCTGTCAGTCAACCCATGTTCTGAGTCGGTTGTGGTGCTTTTTGTGATGTTATTTTAGAGTATTACGTTATTTTAGAGTATTTGGGGGTTAGCCCTGACTGGGACTGAACCACCGGTCCAGCGAAAGCCAACACCTTATGACGCGTTCAAACAAACTGGAAAATCTTCCGAGTTAAATGCGTTCATGACAACTGGGAATTCGGGAAAAAAACGAGCTCAGTCTTGAAAGTGAACGGTCATCCAAACCCGAATTCCAAGTTGGGAACTCGGGTCTCTTTCTCGAGCGCCGACTTCCCGAACCttaagatcactgacgtcatgattcgacCTCGTTTTTTCCCTagctcccagttgtcttgaaagcacaataaacccaggggtgtcaaactcattccatggagggcagaGTGACTGCTGGTTTTTGGTTCCTCCTTTCAATTTGTGTCCAATTAAGACCAACAACcaagtgaggggagttcctaactaatcagtgaccttaacgtagcaatcaagtacaagggaggagtgaaaaccaGCAGACAGttagccctccatggaatgagtttgacacataaCCTTTTCAGTTtaaccagtgtttcccaaacccgGTCCTCGCAACccaaaggggtgcacgttttggtttttgcccaaagcttgatgattagttggttatttgaatcagttgtgtagtgctgGGCAGAAATGAAAACGCGCACCGAATTTCGGAAACACTGAGTTACAACAAGAGGTCAGTTATGCCAAAAGGTCTGAACCTCTTGAGGAGTTCGCTAGGTGTTGCTTTAAGGTCGCTACAATATACACTCCGTCACAGACCTGTGGAGGTTTATTAAATGACATTAAAAGTGGCCAGCGCACTCAGGCAGGCTGCTGAGCTTCCTACCACGTGACAGCTGCTGATAAGATTATTCAATAACGGATATTGTCCAGTGTACATGAGTCATTGTGTGCAATAGTTTTCCTTCACACCTCTGACAAGGCATGCTGTTGTTTTGATGCATACAGATCTAGAGGATATATAACATCTGATTGTCCTTGCACGGGGCTTCGCTAGAATCAGAATCCCTATTCTCATTCTAGTGTATTCCATGGTCTGAGAATGTATTGTCCACTTGCATGTCTCCACACCTCCTCACCTTGCTGTAGAGTGATGGCGTCCAGCTCCCCCATGGTGAACGGGGACGTCTCCCGGGGTCCTAGCTCCCACCCCGGCCACAGCCCCACCACAGGCACCCTTGAGGAAACGCTGCAGCAGATGAACCGCCTCATCCAGGAGAACCGAGACCTGAAGGGTGAGGCATGGAGAGGGGACCAGAATGTGATTCAGCCTTAAAGCTCATTGAGAATCTCCTGTATGGGGCGGGGACATTAGGATGTTACGGCATATGAGGTTCTGATTGTCTTGCAATGGCTGATTATGTGATTGACTGCTCTGtccgtgtgtgtttctgtgtgttttacAGTAATGTACTCTCTGTGTATCTTCCCCTGTAGAGGCGCTGAAGCAAACCAACGTGTCGATGAAGGAGCGCTTCGAGGGTCTGTCTGTGtggagggagaagcagagggaggagaaggagttCCTGGAGGGGAGGCTGGATGAGGCGCGCAGCCGTATGGAGGCCCTCTCCTCACACAACCAGGAGCTCAGCATGAaggtggaggagctggagggagaaggagaggggaagggacaggtgagagagagagagaaagggaaggctAGTGTTCACAAGGTTACTCTGGCTAGACCACACAATCTGCTTATTAAGTGAGATATTATTGTATGGAGGATTTTTTTGTAGATTTTGTATAACAAAATAAGAGGCTTAGAAAAGAAAGATGgtgtgttttaaaaatatatatagtagaatatggatagatagatatacaGCTGGGCAGACTGTTTTGTCTTTATCTGTGCTGTGTCACCTCCAGGCTgagacagccaatcagaattcagaaCTGGAGGCGCTGCGTGCCCAACTGGTGCGTCTGCAGGCTGAGAAGAATGACCTGGTGGCCATGAACTCTGAACTCCAGCTCAAgacaggtcaggggtcagaggatGACTCCTTCATAGAGATCAGGTTTGCTGTGAGTGACACTCACTTACTCCATCCATTCATATTATAAGGGTGTGTGTCCTGATtttagtgtatgtatgtatgtatgtatgtatgtgtgtgtgtgtgtgtgtgtgtgtgtgtgtgtgtgtgtgtgtagaaagaGGATACTGGAAAGGAGCTGTATCATAATGAAAGGGACCCCAGGTATGACATGAGTGTATCCAGGCAGGAGTCTGAGGAGCTGACTGTCAGCCAGCTGCTCCAGTCCCTGAGGAAGGAGACCATGAGGGTGGAGAGGCTACAAGTCGAGCTCCAGGCTACCAGATCCAGGTAGGCCGCATTTCTGCCTGGGCTTTATGTTTGGGTGGAACCGAAGACTGATGTTCCTGTGTCTTTCAGAATCACAGAGCTGGAGGAGAAAGAAACTAACACGGAGAGCTCCACACAGACCTCACTACTGCCAGAGGTGGTTTCCCCAGCACTAGTCAACACAGCATGTGGTACTGAGCCAGAACCAGCGGAGGCGCCCCAACAAAACTCTGGGAAGGAGAAGGTAGATACACAGATAGGCTGGTTAAGAGCTTGTCTCTCACCCTGTAAGAACAGGCAAGTTATTGAGATTGAAATGtattaatgtacagtatgtaatagGGATTTTCCAGATTTAAAATAAGTTAATCAATGTGGTTTAATACAAGTTGCAACAGGGAGACACCTCCAGCACAGAAGCAGGCCCTTATATTCTCGTCTCACTCCACCAATGTTCTGTAAAAACCTGCTGAGAGGCTTGTAGGATGTCACAACATCAGCTGCTACAGAATCAGTGTCCCAGAATATAATAACAATCAGTGTCCTCGGTCCTTGTACCTCCAGTCTGGGGTCAATCACTATCAACAGACATGAACAATccataacattcagtatcaagtctagtgaccatcaaTCAGTACATGAGTGTACCAAATAAAAACTGGAAATCCTGTGTATTACAGGAAGAGAAAACACAAATGTGCTAAGCGTTGTGTTATTTACTCTTAACTGAATATTAACTTTATTAAATGTCCCCATGACAATGGCCTGACCCTTAGCTTCTCGATCAGAACTGTCAGTTTGTTGGATTGTTCTCTGTTATGTGTTAGGCTGTGTCAGAGGTGGAGAATCTGAAGGCTCAGATGATGACCCTGTTTAATGAGCTACAGCAGGCTCAGAGCAAACTGGGCGAGGCAGAGGGCATGAAGAAGAACCTGCAGGACAggtgagagagacggagaggagagagctacATAGACAATGGAAACATGTAAACTATGCTAACCTTGCTCATTCCCTTTCCCCCAATACACCCTTTCACTTTCCCTCTATCCCACTTTCTGTATTTCTCTATCTCTGTAGATGTAGGGATGTGGAACGGGAGGTGGTGACTCTGACAGCCCAGCTGGTAGAGAAgcaggaggtacagagtgagAATGACAGACTGAAGCTGCAGGTGGACAGCATGAAGGCCCAGAGCCAGCTAGAGCAGAGGAaggctggagaggagaggtgggacaACAGTCAAGCATGCACGCACACTCTCAATCAGACATATTCCTACTCCCCCAACACTGTTGGACATGGGGCCATTCCCTAGGGTGGGGTCTTGGGACAGAAATTCCCTGCTCCTCTTTTGAACCCCCCCTCCCTATCAGTTTCCACTGGTCAATGCCATGAGTTTCTATATCTAAATACTCCTTAGTCATCATGAGTCAGTTGCCCCTCCCCTCCTCAGGACTAACCTGACCCAGCTGAAGGATGCCTACACCAAGCTATTCGAGGACTACAACGAGTTGAAGCAAGAGAGCAAGAACCAAGAGGTGACCACACTACTTAGCCTCTGTTAAACAGAAATCAGTCTAGTTTGGCACTTTGCACTGTTTTGTCCTTTGTCAAAATGGTATGGCATGGTGAAGGTGATGAATCTGACCGTTGCCCTCTTTGTGGCCTCCAGCCACTGGTCACTAAGGAGGTGGGAGACCTGCAGACCAGACTGGACGCAGCAGAGAAGGCCCTGGCTGCTAAGCAACAGCAGATAGATGTCATGAAGCAGGAGATGTATCAGAAGGAGAAGGAGCTGGAAACAATCTCTGTGTTTCAGGCTCAGGtaggttttctgtgtgtgttctcaatctagttgtgtgtgtgtcatgtgaatTATTCTGCTTTGAGCTGGaggtttgtgtggtgtgttgtgtgtgtgtgttctcacactTGGAAAAAGATTAAAACCATTCTTATTTACTTACAGTGAACTCTGAACATTTGGAGTTGTACAGCATCTCTTAAAAGTGACatttgagtgactgtcagtgaaggCAGCTTCTTTGTTAAACCAGTAATTCAATTAATTAATGCTAAGTACCTTTCCAAAAAAGTGTAACAGTTTATATTTTCATGAGGTGAAATAGGTGCCACtgtctctttttttatttatatttaaaaaaaataataagtaTACTTCAACTCAGACTGGCTTGATTTTAAATATGAATATGCATTAATGAATGAAATAATTCAATGAAACACAACACAAGAAAGAAGGTAGTAGGCAATCTTTACTTGTCATTTGGGTCAAGAATTCAATAATCAGCAGTTTGACTTCCGTGTGCAGTACTGGTATCTCCAACGACGGTCTCAAAGTACACAATACATTTTGAGGTAAAGATtcttgttgttgaaacatcgctCCCCTGACCTACATCGCACACATTGTACTCACTCATAATAATTTGAATGGTAGCTTCCGGCCCCAACTAGGTAGTTCAGGCCTGGGACTTGCCAAGAGATGACCTCATCAAAGTAGTTGATGTAGGGGGTCCACTGACAGTCCTGGTTACGGTAGCTGTTGACTCGACAGCAGTAGAACTTCCACCTGTGACACAGTGATGGAAATCatacatgtatagtataacacacAGTCAAGATTGTCAAAaacttgttttctttcaaatacttcagTGGCACTTggtggaaccaatggaatagtcccaaaagtgcaaatgcTGCTCATATGGCACTCCAAGCAGGCTCAATCAACCGCTCAAAGTATTTGGGAAAAAATTAAATGTACCAATTGAACATAGGATCTGGTAAACATTGAGGTTTACTCACCTTCTGTCCTCATAGTAGTTGGAATGATAGCTGTTCACCCCAGTTAGGACATAGTTTTGGGGGCATTTGAAGCTGAACTCTTGATCCAAGTCATTTACGTAAGGAGACCAGAGGCACTCAGGCTCTGAGACAAATGTGTCTTTGCACTCAAAGTCCCACACACGGTCTTCATAGTAGTTGACATGTTGACTGAAATTAGATACATGACAATGCACATATTAATAGTTGAAATGTTTTGAAAACAAAAAATGCATTTgaagttttttttaaaatttgataTGCCCAATATCAACAGTGCAGCGCACCTACTGGTCTATGCAGAACAGAGATAATTTGGTTTATAATTGGTGATGAAAAGTAAAACGGCACTAATGATTGGAGTAGACATTTCATTTTGGGAATCTGTGCCGTCGTTTTGGTAGAAGATTGATAGTAAGCAGATAAGAACAGCCTTTTGCCTTTTCGCACCTTTTTATGTGGGAGATGGATTGTCTTGAAGGGCAGTTTAAACTGTAAGGGCTGGTCAAATAGTTTTTCCCATCCGAGTT
This Oncorhynchus clarkii lewisi isolate Uvic-CL-2024 chromosome 21, UVic_Ocla_1.0, whole genome shotgun sequence DNA region includes the following protein-coding sequences:
- the LOC139378635 gene encoding coiled-coil domain-containing protein 3-like isoform X1, giving the protein MFLYIYFQNIVFIGFVPDMTTFAPLLLALGSMASVAYGCQLPTEWRPLSESCRAELAEIIVYAKVLAIHREEYGGAEGIYNSLYGYEGAEEGLLYSAEVELMCDQAWGSMLEVPAGSRLNLTGLGYLSCQSHTVMENYSYIFFLRMDENYNILPHGVNFQDAIFPDTVENRRTFSSLFQFSNCSHGQPLQTFSPEWDPQEDSRFSCGNAEVPDGHPMQAGKLDGKLLCSSVQGALFEEEEKSRKQQERLGQLERRNRQLKERVRKVKRSLRNARKSQRRVEQERQGLEERLRSAERRAGHHLNTITQEATPNRYQETVLHRTPHTPL
- the LOC139378635 gene encoding coiled-coil domain-containing protein 3-like isoform X2, whose amino-acid sequence is MFLYIYFQNIVFIGFVPDMTTFAPLLLALGSMASVAYGCQLPTEWRPLSESCRAELAEIIVYAKVLAIHREEYGGAEGIYNSLYGYEGAEEGLLYSAEVELMCDQAWGSMLEVPAGSRLNLTGLGYLSCQSHTVMENYSYIFFLRMDENYNILPHGVNFQDAIFPDTVENRRTFSSLFQFSNCSHGQPLQTFSPEWDPQEDSRLLCSSVQGALFEEEEKSRKQQERLGQLERRNRQLKERVRKVKRSLRNARKSQRRVEQERQGLEERLRSAERRAGHHLNTITQEATPNRYQETVLHRTPHTPL
- the LOC139378636 gene encoding optineurin-like isoform X1, encoding MYCPLACLHTSSPCCRVMASSSPMVNGDVSRGPSSHPGHSPTTGTLEETLQQMNRLIQENRDLKEALKQTNVSMKERFEGLSVWREKQREEKEFLEGRLDEARSRMEALSSHNQELSMKVEELEGEGEGKGQAETANQNSELEALRAQLVRLQAEKNDLVAMNSELQLKTGQGSEDDSFIEIRFAKEDTGKELYHNERDPRYDMSVSRQESEELTVSQLLQSLRKETMRVERLQVELQATRSRITELEEKETNTESSTQTSLLPEVVSPALVNTACGTEPEPAEAPQQNSGKEKAVSEVENLKAQMMTLFNELQQAQSKLGEAEGMKKNLQDRCRDVEREVVTLTAQLVEKQEVQSENDRLKLQVDSMKAQSQLEQRKAGEERTNLTQLKDAYTKLFEDYNELKQESKNQEPLVTKEVGDLQTRLDAAEKALAAKQQQIDVMKQEMYQKEKELETISVFQAQAEVYSSDFYAERAAREKIHEEKERLSAQLDFVKKQNTQLQDEMDSLGRQSLSDMQRRHMPRGGNPHGGAAPHNMEGARGGDARDWQQQGNIPEHVCPKCNEILPDLDSLQIHIMDCII
- the LOC139378636 gene encoding optineurin-like isoform X2: MASSSPMVNGDVSRGPSSHPGHSPTTGTLEETLQQMNRLIQENRDLKEALKQTNVSMKERFEGLSVWREKQREEKEFLEGRLDEARSRMEALSSHNQELSMKVEELEGEGEGKGQAETANQNSELEALRAQLVRLQAEKNDLVAMNSELQLKTGQGSEDDSFIEIRFAKEDTGKELYHNERDPRYDMSVSRQESEELTVSQLLQSLRKETMRVERLQVELQATRSRITELEEKETNTESSTQTSLLPEVVSPALVNTACGTEPEPAEAPQQNSGKEKAVSEVENLKAQMMTLFNELQQAQSKLGEAEGMKKNLQDRCRDVEREVVTLTAQLVEKQEVQSENDRLKLQVDSMKAQSQLEQRKAGEERTNLTQLKDAYTKLFEDYNELKQESKNQEPLVTKEVGDLQTRLDAAEKALAAKQQQIDVMKQEMYQKEKELETISVFQAQAEVYSSDFYAERAAREKIHEEKERLSAQLDFVKKQNTQLQDEMDSLGRQSLSDMQRRHMPRGGNPHGGAAPHNMEGARGGDARDWQQQGNIPEHVCPKCNEILPDLDSLQIHIMDCII
- the LOC139378636 gene encoding optineurin-like isoform X3, with translation MASSSPMVNGDVSRGPSSHPGHSPTTGTLEETLQQMNRLIQENRDLKEALKQTNVSMKERFEGLSVWREKQREEKEFLEGRLDEARSRMEALSSHNQELSMKVEELEGEGEGKGQAETANQNSELEALRAQLVRLQAEKNDLVAMNSELQLKTGQGSEDDSFIEIRFAKEDTGKELYHNERDPRYDMSVSRQESEELTVSQLLQSLRKETMRVERLQVELQATRSRITELEEKETNTESSTQTSLLPEVVSPALVNTACGTEPEPAEAPQQNSGKEKAVSEVENLKAQMMTLFNELQQAQSKLGEAEGMKKNLQDRCRDVEREVVTLTAQLVEKQEVQSENDRLKLQVDSMKAQSQLEQRKAGEERTNLTQLKDAYTKLFEDYNELKQESKNQEPLVTKEVGDLQTRLDAAEKALAAKQQQIDVMKQEMYQKEKELETISVFQAQAEVYSSDFYAERAAREKIHEEKERLSAQLDFVKKQNTQLQDEMDSLGRQSLSDMQRRHMPRGGNPHGGAAPHNMEGARGTGQYLALARW